One part of the Neoarius graeffei isolate fNeoGra1 chromosome 2, fNeoGra1.pri, whole genome shotgun sequence genome encodes these proteins:
- the LOC132882118 gene encoding zinc finger and SCAN domain-containing protein 29-like, translating to MESSPFADLVHALTTAQQSQHQALVTLRKEQERHFEALVLAQQEDREAFRRLLASAGSTSAPAAGPSPLTMTKMGPQDDPEAFITLFEQVAEASGWPMEQRAACLLPLLTGEAQLAALQLPADRRLAYADLRRAVLQRVGRTPEQQRQRFRALRMEEVGSLFAFGQQLRDACWRWLRAEDRDAKGIIDQVALEQFITRLPAGTAEWVQCHRPASLDQAVGLAEDHLAAVPAAGQRTAASSFSSPLSLSPPPSRVPSSPHSPTAEAGASSTPAGPPHPWCPPVSPFCVCLSPPSGE from the coding sequence atggaatcctccccgttcgcggacttggtccacgccctcaccacggctcagcagagccagcaccaggcactcgtcacgctccgaaaggagcaggagcgccactttgaagccctggtgctggcccagcaggaagatcgagaggcgttccggcgtctcctcgcgtcggcggggtccaccagcgccccggccgcgggcccgtctcccctcaccatgaccaagatgggcccgcaggacgaccccgaggccttcatcacattgttcgagcaggtcgctgaagcctcggggtggccgatggagcagcgcgcggcgtgcctcctccccctcctgacgggagaggcgcagctggctgcactacagctccccgccgaccgcaggctggcctacgccgaccttcgccgggctgtcctccagcgcgtggggcgcacgccggagcagcagcgccagcgcttccgcgcgctgcggatggaggaagtcggcagcctgttcgcgttcggccagcagctccgggacgcctgctggcggtggctgagggccgaagatcgcgatgccaagggaatcatcgaccaggtggcgctggaacagttcatcacccgcttaccagctggaaccgcggagtgggtccagtgccaccgcccggcgtcgctggatcaggccgtgggactggcggaggatcatctggcggctgttccggcagcaggacagcggacggcagcatcttctttctcctctcctctctctctttctccccccccctcccgtgtcccgtcctcgccccattcccccaccgcggaggcgggggccagctccaccccagccggcccgccgcacccgtggtgccctcccgtttctcccttctgtgtctgtctctcccccccctcaggtgagtga